A genomic stretch from Terriglobia bacterium includes:
- a CDS encoding GntR family transcriptional regulator translates to MFIALSPSHPDPMYKQLTDQLKHAIASGDIKANEKLPSVRELSEALKISAITIKRAYLDLEKEGYIFTRAGMGSFVSEVDLESLRKEKLAEFRTELERILGTGKKFGISADDIVQLVRQIQED, encoded by the coding sequence GTGTTCATTGCTCTGTCGCCAAGCCATCCCGATCCGATGTACAAGCAGCTCACGGATCAACTCAAGCACGCCATCGCCTCAGGCGATATCAAGGCGAACGAGAAACTCCCCTCCGTCCGCGAGCTCTCCGAAGCGCTGAAAATCAGCGCGATCACCATCAAGCGCGCGTACCTGGACCTCGAGAAGGAAGGCTACATATTCACCCGCGCCGGGATGGGTTCCTTTGTTTCTGAGGTGGATCTGGAGAGCCTGCGCAAGGAGAAGCTTGCCGAATTCCGAACCGAGCTCGAGAGGATTCTCGGTACCGGCAAAAAATTCGGCATATCGGCCGACGACATTGTGCAGTTGGTACGGCAGATTCAGGAGGACTGA